In one Polaribacter sp. ALD11 genomic region, the following are encoded:
- a CDS encoding CcoQ/FixQ family Cbb3-type cytochrome c oxidase assembly chaperone yields the protein MLRFVKNYMESIIGIEIYPLISLLIFFTFFVALFWWVFTAKKEYINKVSQMPLDH from the coding sequence ATGTTAAGATTTGTAAAAAATTATATGGAAAGTATCATAGGAATAGAAATTTATCCATTGATATCATTACTCATATTCTTCACTTTTTTTGTAGCCTTATTTTGGTGGGTATTTACAGCAAAGAAAGAATATATAAACAAGGTTAGTCAAATGCCATTAGACCACTAA
- the ccoN gene encoding cytochrome-c oxidase, cbb3-type subunit I: MEMQQFYYDNKIVKKFIYATLLWGIVGFSVGLLLALMFLFPNITDGISWLSFGRLRPLHTNAVIFAFVGNAIFAGVYYSLQRLLKARMASNFLSNFNFWGWQAIIVAAAITLPLGYSSSKEYAELEWPIDIAIALVWVAFGANMIWTILQRRQRHLYVAIWFYLATFVTVAVLHIFNSLALPVGFLKSYSVYAGVQDALVQWWYGHNAVAFFLTTPFLGLMYYFVPKAANRPVYSYRLSIVHFWSLIFIYIWAGPHHLLYTSLPEWAQNLGVAFSIMLLAPSWGGMINGLLTLRGAWDKVRTDPVLKFMVVAITGYGMATFEGPMLSLKNVNAIAHFSDWIIAHVHVGALAWNGFFTFGMLYWLIPRMFKTKLYSVALANFHFWIGTLGIIMYTLPMYVAGFVQASMWKQFNPDGTLTYGNFLETVNEIIPMYWMRAIGGSMFIIGAFVMLYNVVRTVRSGVGVTDELAEAAALTKVSKYRTKGEGWHTWLERKPIKLTIFATIAILIGGVIQIVPTLLVKSNIPTISSVKPYTPLELEGRDIYIREGCVGCHSQMVRPFRSEVERYGEYSKAGEFVYDHPFLWGSKRTGPDLHRIGQKYNDSWHLNHMYDPQSTSPGSIMPSYKWLITDKLDKSNTETKMEAMVTLGVPYSEEEITNAQQHMLAQGTKIEENLYADPDFAKSYEADKKYAQENGEPFIEMKNREIVAVIAYIQRLGTDIKVKDEQKTAKN, from the coding sequence ATGGAAATGCAACAATTTTATTACGATAATAAGATCGTAAAAAAATTCATCTACGCAACACTACTTTGGGGAATTGTAGGTTTCTCGGTAGGTTTATTGCTAGCACTTATGTTTTTATTCCCAAATATTACAGACGGAATTTCGTGGTTAAGTTTTGGTCGTTTAAGACCTTTACATACCAATGCTGTAATTTTTGCTTTTGTAGGAAATGCTATTTTTGCTGGAGTTTATTATTCGCTTCAACGATTGCTAAAAGCAAGAATGGCAAGTAACTTCTTAAGTAATTTTAACTTTTGGGGTTGGCAAGCAATTATTGTTGCAGCAGCGATAACGCTTCCTTTAGGGTATTCTAGTTCTAAAGAATATGCAGAATTAGAGTGGCCAATAGACATTGCCATTGCTTTGGTTTGGGTTGCTTTTGGAGCAAATATGATTTGGACAATTCTTCAAAGAAGACAACGCCATTTATATGTTGCAATTTGGTTCTATTTAGCAACATTTGTTACCGTTGCGGTACTTCATATTTTTAACAGTTTAGCTTTACCAGTTGGTTTCTTAAAATCTTATTCTGTGTATGCAGGTGTACAAGATGCTTTGGTACAATGGTGGTATGGTCATAATGCTGTGGCATTTTTCTTAACGACTCCGTTTTTAGGATTAATGTATTATTTTGTTCCTAAAGCAGCAAATAGACCTGTATATTCTTATAGATTATCTATTGTTCACTTTTGGTCTTTAATATTTATTTATATCTGGGCAGGACCGCACCATTTATTATACACATCTTTACCAGAATGGGCTCAGAATTTAGGAGTTGCTTTTTCTATCATGTTGTTGGCACCTTCTTGGGGTGGAATGATTAATGGACTGTTAACTTTAAGAGGAGCTTGGGATAAAGTTAGAACAGATCCTGTTTTAAAATTTATGGTTGTTGCAATTACAGGTTATGGTATGGCAACTTTTGAAGGACCAATGTTATCTCTTAAAAACGTAAATGCAATTGCGCATTTTAGTGATTGGATTATTGCGCACGTGCATGTAGGTGCATTGGCTTGGAATGGTTTCTTTACTTTTGGAATGTTGTATTGGTTAATACCAAGAATGTTTAAAACAAAATTATACTCTGTAGCCTTAGCAAATTTTCACTTCTGGATTGGTACGCTAGGTATTATTATGTACACATTACCAATGTATGTTGCAGGTTTTGTACAAGCTTCTATGTGGAAACAATTTAACCCAGATGGTACCTTAACATACGGTAACTTCTTAGAAACCGTAAATGAAATTATACCAATGTATTGGATGCGTGCCATTGGAGGAAGTATGTTTATTATTGGTGCATTTGTAATGTTGTACAACGTTGTTAGAACGGTTAGATCTGGCGTTGGTGTTACAGATGAACTAGCAGAAGCAGCAGCTTTAACAAAGGTTTCTAAATACAGAACCAAAGGAGAAGGTTGGCATACTTGGTTAGAAAGAAAACCAATTAAATTAACAATTTTTGCAACCATTGCAATTTTAATAGGAGGTGTAATTCAGATTGTACCAACCTTATTAGTAAAATCTAACATACCAACAATTAGTAGTGTAAAACCCTATACGCCTTTAGAATTAGAAGGAAGAGATATTTACATTAGAGAAGGTTGTGTAGGTTGTCACTCTCAAATGGTAAGACCTTTTAGAAGTGAAGTAGAACGTTATGGTGAATATTCTAAGGCAGGAGAATTTGTCTACGATCATCCGTTTTTATGGGGAAGTAAACGTACAGGACCAGATTTACATAGAATTGGTCAGAAATATAATGATAGCTGGCACTTAAATCACATGTACGATCCACAAAGTACTTCACCAGGTTCTATTATGCCTTCTTACAAATGGTTAATTACAGATAAGCTGGATAAATCGAATACAGAGACTAAAATGGAAGCTATGGTTACTTTAGGTGTTCCTTATTCTGAAGAAGAAATTACAAATGCGCAACAACACATGTTAGCTCAGGGAACTAAAATTGAAGAAAACTTATATGCAGATCCAGATTTTGCAAAAAGTTACGAAGCAGATAAAAAGTATGCCCAAGAAAATGGAGAGCCTTTTATAGAAATGAAAAACAGAGAGATTGTAGCAGTGATAGCATACATACAACGTCTAGGTACAGATATAAAAGTAAAAGACGAACAAAAAACCGCTAAAAACTAG
- the ccoS gene encoding cbb3-type cytochrome oxidase assembly protein CcoS → MSVIYLLLTLSILVALIFFIAFIYSVKRGQYDDSYTPSVRMLFDDELITEKQEKSTLD, encoded by the coding sequence ATGAGCGTAATATATTTACTATTAACACTAAGTATCTTAGTGGCACTAATATTTTTTATAGCATTTATTTATTCAGTTAAAAGAGGGCAGTATGACGATTCATATACGCCATCTGTTCGCATGCTCTTTGATGATGAACTAATTACCGAGAAACAAGAAAAATCAACTTTAGACTAA
- a CDS encoding cbb3-type cytochrome c oxidase N-terminal domain-containing protein, producing MKKSFQSTVYVIFVIVTFIALAKAFMVYENPFSVYENPLVWLALIGFILVVVLKELVSTLAIKRATTLQNEKDGIIPEPSNAWLPKLLKSWTKAKRIEDEQEIILDHNYDGIRELDNSLPPWWVYMFYASIVFAVVYLVRFEVLDGDSQIVEYDKAVAEAKAELNKYKATATDLITADNVTLLTDAKDLSRGKAIFNLNCASCHLGDGGGSIGPNLTDEFWILGGGIKNVFSTISNGGRDGKGMIAWNKTLKTEDIAKVSSYVVSLQGTTPAQGKAAQGEKWEE from the coding sequence ATGAAAAAATCTTTTCAATCTACAGTATATGTAATCTTTGTAATTGTTACGTTTATAGCACTTGCAAAAGCGTTTATGGTGTACGAAAACCCATTTAGTGTTTATGAAAATCCGTTAGTTTGGCTAGCTTTAATAGGTTTTATTTTGGTTGTTGTTTTAAAGGAATTGGTAAGTACATTAGCAATTAAAAGAGCCACAACATTACAAAATGAAAAAGATGGTATTATTCCAGAACCTAGTAATGCTTGGCTTCCAAAACTTTTAAAATCTTGGACAAAAGCAAAACGAATTGAAGATGAACAAGAAATAATTCTAGATCATAATTATGACGGAATTAGAGAATTAGACAATTCGCTTCCACCTTGGTGGGTATATATGTTTTACGCATCTATTGTTTTTGCGGTTGTGTATTTGGTAAGGTTTGAGGTTCTAGATGGCGATAGCCAAATAGTAGAGTATGACAAAGCAGTTGCAGAAGCAAAAGCAGAATTAAACAAATATAAAGCTACAGCAACAGATTTAATTACAGCAGATAATGTAACGTTGTTAACTGATGCTAAAGATTTAAGTAGAGGTAAAGCAATATTTAATTTAAACTGTGCATCTTGTCATTTAGGTGATGGTGGAGGTTCTATTGGACCTAATTTAACAGATGAGTTCTGGATTTTAGGAGGAGGAATTAAAAATGTTTTTTCAACGATATCTAATGGAGGTAGAGATGGAAAAGGTATGATTGCTTGGAATAAAACTTTAAAGACAGAAGATATTGCAAAAGTTTCTAGTTATGTAGTTTCATTACAGGGAACTACGCCAGCGCAAGGGAAAGCTGCGCAAGGAGAAAAGTGGGAAGAATAA
- a CDS encoding sulfite exporter TauE/SafE family protein → MFLSAIIFGLLGSFHCVGMCGPIAFMLPIDREHKVKGLFQILSYHLGRLFTYSLIGLLFGFLGKGFYFFGFQQQISIIVGVLMILFVLFPKIFKKVNFSNKISHIISKVKNALGKELKKKRNDTFFTIGFLNGFLPCGLVYMAVFGALATTNSFYGSLYMFLFGLGTIPLMTAVVYLGNFTKGTFRKKIQKIIPIAVVCIGVLFILRGLGLGIPYVSPAPVLEIISNNNVCH, encoded by the coding sequence ATGTTTTTATCAGCAATTATATTTGGTTTATTGGGTAGTTTCCACTGTGTTGGTATGTGTGGTCCAATAGCATTTATGTTGCCAATTGACAGAGAGCACAAAGTAAAAGGTCTTTTTCAAATTTTAAGTTATCATTTAGGTAGATTATTTACCTACAGTTTAATCGGTTTACTGTTTGGTTTCTTAGGAAAAGGGTTTTACTTCTTCGGATTTCAGCAGCAAATTTCAATAATTGTTGGCGTTTTAATGATCCTTTTTGTTTTATTTCCTAAGATTTTTAAGAAAGTGAATTTTTCAAACAAAATAAGTCACATTATTTCTAAAGTAAAAAATGCCTTGGGTAAGGAGTTAAAGAAAAAGAGAAATGACACTTTTTTTACCATTGGCTTTTTAAACGGATTTCTACCCTGTGGTCTTGTTTATATGGCTGTTTTTGGCGCATTAGCTACAACAAATTCTTTTTATGGAAGTTTATATATGTTTTTATTTGGCTTAGGTACTATTCCTTTAATGACTGCCGTTGTCTACTTAGGGAACTTTACAAAAGGTACCTTTAGAAAAAAAATACAAAAAATAATTCCTATTGCAGTAGTATGTATTGGAGTGTTGTTTATTTTAAGAGGTTTAGGCTTGGGCATTCCTTATGTTTCACCAGCACCGGTTTTAGAGATTATTTCTAATAATAATGTATGTCATTAA
- a CDS encoding FixH family protein encodes MKFNWGTGIVIAIVAFMSFILYLVITMSTDKSYRFDLVTEKYYQKELGFQDEINAETNASELKEKVTIQRTEKGLKVVFPTTFSPKEIKGKVFLYRPSNKQLDFEIPISISNTYLLVPEKRLLDGRWNINIAFKYNNKEYLIKKEIDY; translated from the coding sequence ATGAAATTTAATTGGGGAACAGGAATTGTTATTGCAATTGTAGCTTTTATGAGCTTTATATTATACTTAGTTATCACCATGAGTACAGATAAGTCTTATCGTTTTGATCTGGTTACAGAAAAATATTATCAAAAAGAATTAGGTTTTCAAGATGAAATTAATGCAGAAACAAATGCTTCAGAATTAAAAGAAAAAGTAACTATTCAAAGAACAGAAAAAGGTTTAAAAGTAGTATTTCCAACAACTTTTTCTCCAAAAGAGATTAAAGGAAAAGTGTTCCTATATAGACCATCTAATAAACAATTAGATTTTGAAATCCCTATTTCAATCTCTAATACATATTTGCTCGTGCCTGAGAAACGTTTATTGGATGGTCGTTGGAACATTAATATAGCCTTCAAATATAATAATAAAGAGTATTTAATTAAGAAAGAAATAGACTATTAA
- a CDS encoding heavy metal translocating P-type ATPase metal-binding domain-containing protein, with the protein MKSTQCYHCGDSCEDSLINFDEKNFCCNGCKTVYEIFSENDLTCYYNFQDNPGAIPTEIQGKYDFLDNKEIAEKLLDFSDGNTQIATLYIPHIHCSSCIWVLENLHKLNSKVSTSQVDFPKKKVRVTYNSEETSLKEIVLLLSAIGYEPYISLEDYEAGKKAIDRSLTYKLGIAGFAFGNVMFLSFPEYFEVDGYWIEEYKNIFRWLMFFFSLPVVFYAGSGYFISAYKGLRSKILNIDVPIALGIFVLFIRSSVEIIFDLGTGFFDSLTGLVFFLLLGKFFQQKTYNFLSFERDYKSYFPIAVTRISKDNKEENVPIYDIEKGDRLLIRNQELIPVDGILINGNAEIDYSFVTGEAEPVVKKSGDKLFAGGKQLSGILEMEVLASVSQSYLTQLWSNDVFQKDNKSNFKTITDNISKNFTIVVLCIAFVSTAFWLFFDASKALNVFTAVLIIACPCAIALAAPFTLGNMLRIFGKEKFYLKNATVVEQLAAIDTIIFDKTGTLTTHKENTISYEGIELNEREKSILKSSLRASNHPLSRTLYSTFNDVEILTIEDYKEIVGKGIQVTFKGTSLKLGSAAFVKNNEEKVTLDTAVYISFNDDYKGKFTFKNSYREGVKSLFTALKEEYNLAVVSGDNEGERAYLQENLPEGTNLLFNQKPEDKLDVVAKLQKEHKKVAMIGDGLNDAGALAQSDVGIALSENINVFSPACDGILDASKFNKIGTYLKASKKAIQIIKYSFILSFCYNVVGLYFAVTGQLVPVMAAILMPLSSISIVVFTTISTNLLGKKIK; encoded by the coding sequence ATGAAATCTACACAATGTTATCACTGTGGCGATTCTTGTGAGGATAGTTTAATTAATTTTGATGAAAAAAATTTCTGTTGTAACGGTTGTAAGACTGTTTATGAGATTTTTTCAGAGAATGATTTGACTTGCTATTACAATTTTCAAGACAATCCAGGAGCAATTCCAACTGAAATTCAAGGAAAATACGATTTCTTGGACAATAAAGAAATTGCAGAAAAGTTATTAGATTTTTCTGACGGAAATACCCAAATAGCAACGTTATACATTCCGCATATACATTGTAGTTCTTGTATTTGGGTGTTAGAAAACTTGCACAAACTAAATTCTAAAGTAAGTACTTCTCAAGTAGATTTTCCGAAGAAAAAAGTAAGAGTTACTTACAACTCTGAAGAAACCTCTCTAAAGGAAATTGTATTACTGTTAAGTGCTATCGGTTATGAACCTTACATAAGTTTAGAAGATTATGAAGCAGGAAAAAAAGCGATAGACAGAAGTTTAACTTACAAATTAGGTATTGCAGGTTTTGCTTTTGGTAACGTTATGTTTCTTTCGTTTCCAGAATATTTTGAAGTAGATGGTTATTGGATCGAAGAGTATAAAAATATCTTTCGATGGTTAATGTTTTTTTTCTCACTACCTGTTGTTTTTTATGCTGGCAGTGGTTATTTTATTTCAGCTTATAAAGGGTTACGTTCTAAAATTTTAAATATTGATGTTCCTATTGCTCTAGGAATTTTTGTGTTATTTATTAGAAGTTCTGTAGAAATTATTTTCGATTTAGGTACTGGTTTTTTCGATAGCTTAACTGGTTTGGTTTTCTTTCTGCTGTTAGGGAAGTTTTTTCAACAAAAAACTTATAACTTTTTGTCTTTTGAACGCGATTATAAATCTTATTTTCCAATTGCGGTTACACGAATTTCAAAAGATAATAAAGAAGAAAATGTTCCTATTTATGATATTGAAAAAGGAGATCGGTTATTAATTCGAAATCAAGAATTAATTCCTGTAGACGGAATTTTAATTAACGGAAACGCAGAAATAGATTATAGTTTTGTAACCGGTGAAGCAGAACCAGTTGTTAAAAAATCTGGAGACAAACTTTTTGCTGGAGGAAAACAACTTTCTGGAATCTTAGAAATGGAAGTTTTAGCGTCTGTTTCTCAAAGTTATTTAACACAATTATGGAGCAATGACGTGTTTCAGAAAGATAATAAATCGAACTTCAAAACCATTACAGACAACATTAGTAAAAACTTTACAATTGTTGTTTTATGTATCGCTTTTGTATCTACAGCTTTTTGGTTGTTTTTTGATGCAAGTAAAGCATTAAATGTTTTTACAGCTGTCTTAATTATTGCTTGCCCTTGTGCAATTGCATTGGCTGCACCATTTACTTTAGGGAACATGTTACGTATTTTTGGCAAAGAGAAATTTTATCTAAAAAATGCAACAGTTGTAGAGCAATTAGCAGCCATAGATACTATTATTTTTGATAAAACAGGAACGTTAACTACACATAAAGAAAACACTATTTCCTATGAAGGAATAGAATTAAATGAAAGAGAAAAAAGCATTTTAAAAAGTTCATTAAGAGCCTCTAATCATCCTTTAAGTAGAACATTATATAGCACTTTTAATGATGTTGAAATCTTAACTATTGAAGATTATAAAGAAATTGTTGGTAAGGGAATTCAAGTAACTTTTAAAGGCACAAGTTTAAAACTAGGTTCAGCTGCTTTTGTGAAAAATAATGAAGAAAAAGTAACTTTAGATACTGCTGTTTACATCAGTTTTAATGATGATTATAAAGGGAAGTTTACTTTTAAGAATTCTTATAGAGAAGGAGTTAAATCTTTATTTACGGCTTTAAAAGAAGAGTATAATTTAGCGGTTGTTTCCGGAGATAATGAAGGTGAAAGAGCATATCTACAAGAAAATTTACCCGAAGGAACAAATTTGTTATTCAATCAAAAACCCGAAGATAAATTAGACGTAGTTGCAAAGCTTCAAAAAGAACATAAAAAAGTAGCCATGATTGGAGATGGTTTAAATGATGCTGGTGCATTGGCACAAAGTGATGTTGGTATTGCATTGTCAGAAAACATAAATGTGTTTTCTCCTGCTTGTGACGGAATTTTAGATGCCTCAAAATTTAATAAAATAGGAACGTATTTAAAGGCTTCAAAAAAAGCAATTCAAATTATTAAATACAGTTTTATACTTTCTTTCTGCTACAATGTAGTAGGGTTGTATTTTGCTGTAACAGGGCAGTTAGTTCCAGTAATGGCAGCTATTTTAATGCCTTTAAGTTCTATAAGTATTGTTGTTTTTACAACAATTTCTACTAATTTATTGGGCAAGAAAATTAAATAG
- the ccoG gene encoding cytochrome c oxidase accessory protein CcoG: METPKSEQFRDSIATVDTEGKRSWVYPKKPSGIFYKYRTYVSYILLAFLLSAPFIKINGNQFLLFNVFERKFNIFGFPFWPQDFHLLVVSMIVGVVFIILFTVVFGRIFCGWICPQTIFLEMVFRKIEYLIDGDRGKQIRLEKQPWNAEKIRKRLLKWFLFFVISFIIANVFLAYLIGGDTLISYITGNPFDNISTLISLTIFTCVFYFIFAWFREQVCIIACPYGRLQGVLLDNKTINVAYDYKRGEREEGRSKFKKNEDRAAVGKGDCIDCKQCVVVCPTGIDIRNGTQLECVNCTACIDECDHIMESVGYPKGLIRYASEDNIAKKKPFEFTARIKGYSAVLFILTGILIGMLFLRNDVEANILRLPGQLYQHKENNIISNVYTFKVINKTTEDINDVSYKLLSHKGEIKLVSNHHFMIPKQGLAEGTLFIEINEAALKGDKDKLEIGVYSNGKLIETTITSFLGPRSYK, encoded by the coding sequence ATGGAAACACCCAAGAGCGAACAATTTAGAGATAGTATTGCAACTGTAGATACAGAGGGCAAGCGTTCTTGGGTCTATCCTAAAAAGCCAAGCGGAATATTTTATAAATATAGAACGTATGTAAGTTATATTTTATTAGCTTTTCTATTATCAGCTCCATTTATTAAAATTAATGGAAATCAGTTTTTACTGTTTAATGTTTTTGAACGTAAATTTAATATTTTCGGATTTCCTTTTTGGCCACAAGATTTTCATTTACTGGTGGTTTCTATGATTGTTGGTGTTGTTTTTATCATTCTTTTTACAGTCGTTTTTGGGCGTATTTTTTGCGGATGGATTTGTCCGCAAACAATTTTTCTAGAAATGGTCTTTAGAAAGATAGAATATTTAATAGATGGTGATCGAGGAAAACAAATTCGTCTAGAAAAACAACCTTGGAATGCAGAAAAAATTCGAAAAAGACTCTTAAAGTGGTTTCTCTTTTTTGTGATTTCTTTTATAATAGCAAATGTGTTTTTAGCTTATTTAATTGGTGGAGACACACTAATAAGTTACATTACTGGTAATCCTTTCGATAACATAAGTACTCTAATTTCATTAACAATTTTCACTTGTGTTTTCTATTTTATATTTGCTTGGTTTAGAGAACAAGTCTGCATTATTGCTTGTCCTTATGGTCGTTTACAAGGTGTATTATTAGATAACAAAACCATAAATGTTGCTTATGATTATAAGCGTGGTGAAAGAGAAGAGGGAAGATCTAAATTTAAGAAAAATGAAGATAGAGCTGCTGTTGGAAAAGGAGATTGTATAGATTGTAAACAATGTGTAGTTGTTTGTCCAACAGGTATAGATATTAGAAACGGTACGCAGCTAGAATGTGTAAATTGCACAGCATGTATAGATGAATGTGATCATATAATGGAAAGTGTTGGCTATCCAAAAGGATTAATTAGATATGCAAGTGAAGATAATATTGCTAAGAAGAAACCTTTCGAATTTACGGCAAGAATAAAAGGGTATTCTGCAGTTTTATTTATTTTAACAGGAATTTTAATAGGAATGTTGTTTTTAAGAAATGATGTTGAAGCTAATATTTTAAGGTTACCAGGGCAATTATATCAGCATAAAGAAAATAACATTATTAGTAATGTATATACTTTTAAAGTAATAAATAAGACCACTGAAGATATTAATGATGTTAGTTATAAGTTATTGTCTCATAAAGGGGAAATAAAACTAGTTTCTAATCATCATTTTATGATACCGAAACAAGGTTTAGCAGAAGGTACTTTATTTATTGAAATAAATGAAGCTGCTTTAAAAGGAGATAAAGACAAATTAGAAATTGGGGTTTATAGTAATGGTAAATTAATTGAAACAACAATAACTAGTTTTTTAGGACCCAGAAGTTATAAGTAA
- the hemN gene encoding oxygen-independent coproporphyrinogen III oxidase has protein sequence MKNSLIQKYNIPGPRYTSYPTVPYWNKEGIDKQDWIASFQMSFKESNTSEGISIYIHLPFCESLCTFCACHKHITKRHEVEEEYIETVLKEWKLYVAFVDETPVVKELHLGGGTPTFFSKENLKYLMDGIFEIAKKHSKYEFSFEGHPSNTTKEQLQTLFNEGFTRVSFGVQDYNEKVQKAIHRIQPFSEVEQVTKWSREIGYTSVSHDLIFGLPFQTKENVIHTINKTKELQPDRISFYSYAHVPWVKGVGQRGFNDDDLPKNDEKRELYEIGKELFAELGYVEIGMDHFALKTDSLYTATINKTLHRNFMGYTANKTQLMIGLGMSAISDSWYAFAQNVKTVKEYQKIVNEGEIPIFRGHLLSEEDRIIRKHILNIMCHFSTSWEEKSMQIKNIESHLSLLKEMEQDGLVVIDKEVKSLLVPEKARPYVRNICMAFDVHLLENKPKTQLFSMTI, from the coding sequence ATGAAAAATTCTCTCATTCAAAAATACAACATTCCAGGACCAAGATACACTAGCTACCCAACAGTACCTTATTGGAATAAAGAAGGAATTGACAAGCAAGATTGGATTGCATCTTTTCAAATGTCTTTTAAAGAAAGCAACACATCCGAAGGAATTAGCATTTATATTCATTTGCCTTTTTGCGAGAGTTTGTGTACGTTTTGTGCATGCCATAAACACATTACAAAACGTCATGAAGTAGAAGAGGAATATATAGAAACGGTTTTAAAAGAATGGAAACTATATGTTGCCTTTGTAGATGAAACTCCGGTTGTTAAAGAATTACATTTAGGTGGTGGAACACCAACTTTTTTCTCAAAAGAAAACCTTAAATATTTAATGGATGGTATTTTTGAAATTGCCAAAAAACATTCAAAATATGAATTTAGTTTCGAAGGACACCCTAGTAATACTACCAAAGAACAATTGCAAACATTATTTAATGAAGGTTTTACAAGAGTTAGTTTTGGTGTGCAAGATTACAATGAAAAAGTACAAAAGGCAATCCATAGAATTCAGCCTTTTTCAGAAGTTGAACAAGTTACAAAATGGTCTCGAGAAATTGGGTATACCTCTGTAAGTCACGATTTAATTTTCGGGTTGCCATTTCAAACCAAAGAAAATGTAATTCATACCATTAATAAAACGAAAGAATTACAACCAGACAGAATTTCATTTTACAGTTACGCACACGTACCTTGGGTAAAAGGAGTAGGCCAAAGAGGTTTTAATGACGATGATTTACCAAAAAATGATGAGAAAAGAGAACTCTATGAAATAGGTAAAGAACTTTTTGCAGAATTGGGATATGTAGAAATAGGAATGGATCATTTTGCGTTAAAAACAGATAGTTTGTATACGGCAACCATCAACAAAACATTACATAGAAATTTTATGGGGTATACCGCCAATAAAACACAATTAATGATTGGTTTAGGAATGTCTGCAATTTCAGATTCTTGGTATGCATTTGCACAGAATGTAAAGACGGTAAAAGAGTATCAGAAAATAGTAAATGAAGGTGAAATTCCGATTTTTAGAGGGCACCTTTTGTCTGAAGAAGATAGAATTATTAGAAAGCATATTTTAAATATTATGTGTCATTTTTCCACTTCGTGGGAAGAAAAATCAATGCAAATTAAAAATATAGAGTCGCATTTAAGTTTATTAAAGGAAATGGAACAAGATGGTTTGGTTGTAATTGATAAAGAAGTGAAATCACTATTAGTACCAGAAAAAGCAAGACCTTATGTTCGTAATATTTGTATGGCTTTTGACGTTCACTTATTAGAAAATAAGCCAAAGACACAATTATTCTCTATGACTATTTAA